In one window of Paraflavitalea soli DNA:
- a CDS encoding FN3 associated domain-containing protein: MVALSLYSSYPAAQIRYTIDASTPSIKSALYTGPVVMKKSGTLKALAFDERQKVIGRTYEQQVTVHKAIGAAVKLMNEPMARWNPGKEVLVNGIAGVARYNDAQWLGFNGDNLEAVIDLGNAQTIRSVGMNLLNYHWQRIWAPVVLYIEVSEDGVQFRKVFTQKDFPVNGINRVRATFKPLTARYVKVTGINKGLLQPGDYGAGTKALLMIDEILID; this comes from the coding sequence ATGGTGGCACTATCCCTGTACAGCAGTTATCCGGCGGCGCAGATACGATATACCATTGATGCCAGCACCCCTTCCATAAAGAGTGCGTTGTATACAGGGCCTGTGGTCATGAAAAAGAGCGGCACGCTGAAAGCCCTGGCTTTTGATGAACGCCAGAAGGTCATCGGCAGAACCTATGAACAACAGGTTACTGTGCACAAAGCCATTGGCGCTGCAGTGAAGCTGATGAATGAGCCCATGGCGAGGTGGAATCCCGGCAAGGAAGTATTGGTCAATGGCATTGCAGGCGTGGCGCGCTACAACGATGCCCAATGGCTGGGCTTTAATGGCGATAACCTCGAAGCGGTGATCGACCTGGGCAATGCCCAAACCATCCGCTCTGTAGGCATGAACCTGCTCAATTACCACTGGCAACGGATATGGGCGCCGGTAGTGTTGTATATTGAGGTATCGGAGGATGGCGTACAATTCAGGAAAGTGTTTACACAAAAGGATTTTCCGGTCAATGGTATCAATAGGGTGCGGGCGACTTTCAAGCCGCTCACGGCCAGGTATGTGAAAGTGACCGGTATCAACAAAGGCCTCCTGCAGCCCGGTGATTATGGAGCGGGTACGAAGGCCCTGCTGATGATCGACGAAATATTGATTGATTAA